The proteins below come from a single Rhizobium sp. BT04 genomic window:
- a CDS encoding TetR/AcrR family transcriptional regulator, with amino-acid sequence MKSMASTSDKILDIAQSLIVAGGYNGFSYADISAAIGIRKASIHHHFPTKAELVSVLVDRYRKQAEAGLQSLREQAASPADQLQFYVNYWHTCIRDASQPFCVCAMLASEMQMLPEEVASRVRAHFQSLAAWLSSVLQAGVEQGLFRLDKRPEERAQMLMASVHGAMLSARAFGDPGLFIAVVKPEIERLRAVDR; translated from the coding sequence ATGAAATCAATGGCTTCAACTTCCGACAAAATCCTCGACATCGCGCAGTCGCTCATCGTGGCGGGAGGTTATAACGGCTTCAGCTATGCTGACATCTCGGCCGCGATCGGCATCAGGAAGGCGAGCATCCACCATCATTTTCCGACAAAGGCCGAGCTGGTCTCGGTCCTCGTGGATCGCTATCGGAAGCAGGCGGAGGCAGGTTTGCAGTCTCTGCGCGAGCAGGCCGCAAGCCCTGCCGATCAGCTGCAGTTCTACGTCAACTATTGGCACACATGCATTCGGGATGCCTCGCAGCCCTTCTGCGTCTGCGCGATGCTCGCCAGCGAAATGCAGATGCTACCGGAAGAGGTCGCTTCACGCGTCCGCGCCCATTTCCAGAGTCTTGCTGCATGGCTAAGCTCGGTGCTGCAGGCTGGAGTCGAGCAGGGGTTGTTTCGGTTGGACAAGCGGCCGGAGGAGCGGGCGCAAATGCTGATGGCCTCGGTTCATGGGGCGATGCTCTCGGCGAGGGCTTTCGGCGATCCCGGGCTGTTCATCGCAGTCGTTAAGCCTGAGATCGAGAGGCTGCGGGCAGTGGATCGATAG
- a CDS encoding CHASE2 domain-containing protein codes for MRVRDKQARQITSRHLRLLVLSLTTLIAISLLSRLPAWSLLELRSFDYLSTLDDPRPPAGGPVIVAIDEPSLADINAQWPWPRSLHAELVTRLRAAGARVIGLDIIMAEPSNPGNDAAITQAVGPDIVLAGDETLIETPQASQLIRATPLPQLTEAGAVTGIASIDLSGDGIFRRIPGYEDGFAAMLAKASGAAHASLPAGQLIQSFGPARSYPTVSYYQALDPENLLPPDYFKDRVVLVGLSLQNAPAIDKGGVDAFATPYTVHTGKLVSGVEVQATIYDNIRRGLSIAEARLPTVAACILIAVLLAAATVWRSTGWLTIVTSASALLAFAAVSFAGIRLAHVFVSPLGPVVAYISVVFGQAAFDYAEERRNKRQIIRAFAQYISPDLVRRLSNDPSQLKLGGERRTLSVLFSDVRGFTTIAETLKDDPEQLTGLINRLLTPLSDVVMDHGGTIDKYMGDCIMAFWNAPLDDPDHALHAVRASLAMQAAISRLNSQLEREAATRGAKPHVLKMGVGINTGECIVGNMGSTRRFDYSCLGDSVNLASRLEGASKNYGVALLLGEETARLVTETYIVVELDRIIVKGRTVPSPVFTVVHRADAAALAAHQAFIDAKYAGSLAPTDPDFDTLAADIPELSGYYAIVRDALAADGTE; via the coding sequence ATGCGGGTGCGGGACAAGCAGGCCAGGCAGATCACGAGCCGCCATCTCAGGCTGCTGGTGCTATCCCTGACCACACTGATCGCCATCTCGCTCCTGTCGCGCCTGCCCGCCTGGTCGCTGCTGGAGCTCAGAAGTTTCGACTACCTCTCGACCCTCGACGATCCCCGTCCGCCGGCGGGAGGGCCTGTCATCGTCGCGATCGACGAGCCCTCGCTTGCCGATATCAACGCGCAATGGCCCTGGCCGCGCAGCCTGCACGCCGAACTCGTCACCCGGCTGCGCGCCGCCGGCGCCCGCGTCATCGGCCTCGACATCATCATGGCCGAGCCCTCGAACCCCGGCAACGACGCGGCGATCACGCAAGCCGTCGGTCCCGATATCGTGCTCGCCGGCGACGAAACGCTGATCGAGACGCCGCAGGCCTCGCAACTGATCCGCGCGACACCGCTGCCGCAGTTGACCGAAGCGGGTGCCGTGACAGGCATCGCCTCGATCGATCTCAGCGGCGACGGCATCTTCCGGCGCATTCCGGGCTATGAGGACGGCTTTGCCGCCATGCTGGCGAAGGCGTCGGGAGCAGCACACGCATCCTTGCCGGCCGGCCAGCTAATTCAATCCTTCGGCCCGGCCCGCAGCTATCCCACGGTTTCCTATTACCAGGCGCTCGACCCGGAGAATTTGCTGCCGCCGGATTATTTCAAGGACCGCGTCGTGCTGGTCGGCCTCAGCCTGCAGAATGCGCCAGCCATCGACAAGGGCGGCGTCGACGCCTTCGCCACCCCCTATACGGTTCACACCGGCAAGCTCGTTTCCGGCGTCGAGGTCCAGGCGACGATCTACGACAATATCCGCCGCGGCCTGTCGATTGCCGAAGCCCGCCTGCCCACGGTTGCCGCCTGCATCCTGATAGCGGTGCTGCTGGCCGCCGCCACCGTCTGGCGTTCGACGGGCTGGCTGACGATCGTCACCAGCGCATCCGCTCTCCTCGCTTTTGCGGCCGTCAGCTTTGCCGGCATCCGGCTTGCCCATGTCTTCGTGTCGCCGCTCGGGCCTGTTGTCGCCTATATCTCTGTCGTCTTCGGCCAGGCCGCCTTCGACTATGCCGAGGAACGCCGCAACAAGCGGCAGATCATCCGCGCCTTCGCCCAATATATCTCGCCGGATCTCGTCCGGCGCCTGTCGAACGATCCTTCGCAGCTGAAGCTCGGCGGCGAGCGGCGCACGCTCTCGGTGTTGTTTTCCGATGTTCGCGGTTTCACCACCATCGCCGAAACCCTGAAGGACGATCCGGAGCAGCTGACCGGCCTGATCAACCGGCTGCTGACGCCGCTCTCCGACGTGGTGATGGATCACGGCGGCACGATCGACAAATATATGGGCGACTGCATCATGGCCTTCTGGAACGCGCCGCTCGACGATCCCGACCATGCACTCCATGCCGTGCGCGCCTCGCTCGCCATGCAGGCGGCGATATCGAGGCTGAACAGCCAGCTGGAGCGCGAGGCAGCGACACGCGGCGCCAAGCCGCACGTCTTGAAGATGGGCGTCGGCATCAACACCGGCGAATGCATCGTCGGCAACATGGGCTCGACCCGTCGTTTCGACTATTCCTGCCTCGGCGACAGCGTCAACCTCGCCTCCCGCCTCGAAGGCGCCTCGAAGAATTACGGCGTGGCACTGCTGCTCGGCGAGGAGACGGCCAGACTGGTCACTGAGACCTACATCGTCGTCGAACTCGACCGCATCATCGTCAAGGGCCGCACTGTCCCCTCGCCCGTCTTCACCGTCGTGCACAGGGCCGACGCCGCAGCGCTGGCCGCCCACCAAGCCTTCATCGACGCCAAATATGCCGGTTCGCTTGCGCCAACCGACCCCGACTTCGACACTCTGGCCGCCGATATTCCCGAACTTTCCGGCTATTACGCGATCGTCCGGGATGCGCTGGCCGCCGATGGCACGGAGTGA